GCCGACGCTGTCATGAGCGGACCTCGTCGACCAGTCGGTCCAGGCGGGCCCCGGGCCACGGGTCGATGCGAACGTCGGGCGGGAGGCGATCGCCCCGGCGGGCCGGCACCACCAGGCCCCGGGCGGCCAGGTCCTCGATGGTGGGGACGTCGCCCCCCGGGTCGAGGGGGCCGAGCTGGGCCACAGGCCGCCCGGCCACGGTCACCACGATGCGCTCGCCGCCCTCGGCCCGGCGCAGGTACGCCGCCACCTGGGCCCGGAAGTGCCGCATGGGCACCGACTCGGCCACATCGCCACCCTAGTGGTGGACACGTGTGGACACAGCGGGGGCTGGCGGGCGCCGCTCAGGCCGGCCACGCTGCGGCCATGAACTTCGCCTTCAGTGACGAGCAGGAGGAGCTGCGCAAGGTCGTGCGCCAGTTCCTGGAGAACAAGTCGCCCGAGACCGCGGTCCGGGAGCAGATGGAGACCGAGGCCGGCTACGACGAGAAGGTCTGGTCCCAGATGGCCGAGCAGCTCGGCCTCCAGGGCCTGGCCATCCCCGAGCAGTACGGCGGCTCCGGCTTCGGCTACATCGAGCTGGTCGTGATCCTGGAGGAGATGGGCCGCTCCCTGCTCTGCGCCCCCTACTTCTCCACCGTGGCCCTGGCCGCCAACACGCTGCTGCACTCCGGCGACGAGGACGCCAAGGGGGCCCACCTGCCCGGCATCGCCTCCGGCGAGACCATCGCCACCGTCGCCTTCACCGAGGCCAACGGCAAGTGGGACGCCTCGGGCATCACCACCACCGCCACCCGGGACGGCGACGGCTTCACCCTCTCCGGCGAGAAGATGTACGTCCTCGACGGCCACACCGCCGGCCTGGTCATCGTGGCCGCCCGCACCGACGCCGGGATCAGCCTGTTCACGGTGGCCGGTGACGCCGCCGGGCTCACCCGTGAGGCCCTGCCCACCATGGACCAGACCCGCAAGCAGGCCCGCCTCACCTTCGACGGCACGCCGGCCGCCCTGCTGGGCACCGACGGCGAGGGCTGGACGGTGCTGGAGCGGGTGCTGGACCTGGCCGCCGTGGCCCTGGCCGCCGAGCAGGTCGGCGGGGCCCAGTACGTGCTGGAGATGGCCGTGCAGTACGCCAAGGACCGGGTCCAGTTCGGCCGGCCCATCGGCTCGTTCCAGGCCATCAAGCACAAGTGCGCCGACATGCTGCTGGAGGTCGAGTCGGCCAAGTCGGCCGCCTACTACGCCGGATGGTGCGCCTCGGAGCTGAACGACGAGCTGCCCTCGGTGGCCAGCCTGGCCAAGGCCTACTGCTCGGAGGCCTACTTCCACGCCGCGGCCGAGAACATCCAGATCCACGGCGGCATCGGCTTCACCTGGGAGCACCCGGCCCACCTCTACTTCAAGCGGGCCAAGTCCTCCGAGCTCCTGCTGGGCGATCCCACGTACCACCGGGAGCTGCTCGCCCAACGCATCGGGATCTGACCGACCTCTCGTAGGCTCGGCCCCGGTGGGGGTCGTGTGGGCACTCGTGGCGGTGGCCGTGGTGCTGCTCATCGCCGCCGTCGTCGTCGGGCGGGAGACCGACCGCCTGTCCGGGGCCCCGCCGCGGCCGGTGTTCGACCTCGACGAGGCCGTGACGTGGGTGGCCCGGCACCTGCCGTTCGAGGTGTCGGCCGTGCTCAGCCACGACGACGTGCGGCAGATCCTCCGCTGGAACCTCGACTACTTCCGCTCGAAGGGCGTGACCGGCAACGGGTCGAGCGCGAGTGCCCCCGCCAACGACGTGGTGGTCGGCGGTGGCGAGACCGTCGACAACGTCCTGACCCGGGCCCGCTCCGCCGGGCTCGAGTACACCGCCCCCCAGGTGCACGCCGTCCTCGACGCCCAGATGGCGTACTTCGAGGCCATCGGCGCGCTCGGCCCGGCGCCGCCCCGCGACGAGCCGCCGACCGCTTGAGCGAGCGCCCTTGGGCGCGAGCTCCAGACAGCACAGCGGGTTGTCGAGGCAGCGGAGCTGCCGAGACGAAACGGTTGGCCTGGGGCAGGGACGGACCTGACGCAGGGACCTAAGGGGTTCACCCCGGGCGGGGCACGGGCGATACGCTGACGCCACCAGAGAAAGGAGGTGGTCCAGCTGAGCGAACCAAGTAGGACCCTGGAGGTGGTTGGCCGCTAGGCGGCCGCTGGACCACCCGGCGAATCCTCGCCAACCACCCCCGAGCGGGAACGCGGCCAGGCCCCGGTCCTCCTGGCGAACACGCGTGCTCGGGTCGAACCAGTGATCGACGGAGAGGGGCGCCTTCGGGCGCCCCTCTCTGCGCGATGATCCACCGTGAGCCGGATTACCGGCGATAATCCGCCGGTGCCGTCACGACCCGCCCGCGCCGCCGAGCACCGCTGGTTCGGCGACAAGCGCTCGCAGGTCGTCCACGACCTCGACCACACGGTCGACGCCTGCGCCATCGACGATCTGCTGCAGGCCGAGACGTTCCTCGTCTTCGCGCCCGACACGCTCGTCGAGGCCCGGAACCGCTGCTACCACGCGTGCCGCCACTGCGCCACCGACGGCGAGGGCGACGCCGCGTAGCCGCAGGTCGGACGGCCGGTCCGAGAAGTCGCCATCGTCCCGGTTCGTCGTCCCGGTACCCTGCGCGGTCGTGGGGGAGGGGTTCGAAGGCTTCGAGTCGGCCGGGCTGCGCCTGTACGCCCACCTGGCCCGTCCGACCCCGGGCCGGGAGGCGCCCGGCCGCCCCGGCCTCGTCGTGTGCCACGGGTTCCCGTCGAGCGCGGCGATGGCCCGCGCCGGTGTGGAGACCTACCCGGCGCTGGCCGACCGCCTCGCCGCCGAGGCGGGCTGGACGGTCATGACCTTCAGCTTCCGGGGCATCGGCCGCTCCGAGGGCGACTTCTCGCTGTGCGGCTGGCAGGACG
This genomic stretch from Acidimicrobiales bacterium harbors:
- a CDS encoding type II toxin-antitoxin system prevent-host-death family antitoxin, yielding MAESVPMRHFRAQVAAYLRRAEGGERIVVTVAGRPVAQLGPLDPGGDVPTIEDLAARGLVVPARRGDRLPPDVRIDPWPGARLDRLVDEVRS
- a CDS encoding acyl-CoA dehydrogenase family protein; this encodes MNFAFSDEQEELRKVVRQFLENKSPETAVREQMETEAGYDEKVWSQMAEQLGLQGLAIPEQYGGSGFGYIELVVILEEMGRSLLCAPYFSTVALAANTLLHSGDEDAKGAHLPGIASGETIATVAFTEANGKWDASGITTTATRDGDGFTLSGEKMYVLDGHTAGLVIVAARTDAGISLFTVAGDAAGLTREALPTMDQTRKQARLTFDGTPAALLGTDGEGWTVLERVLDLAAVALAAEQVGGAQYVLEMAVQYAKDRVQFGRPIGSFQAIKHKCADMLLEVESAKSAAYYAGWCASELNDELPSVASLAKAYCSEAYFHAAAENIQIHGGIGFTWEHPAHLYFKRAKSSELLLGDPTYHRELLAQRIGI